The region AAATAAGGTCCTCCAATCAAAGCAGTAATAATACCGACAGGAAGCTCAGAAGGGGCTAAAATAACACGAGCTAACCCATCTGCCCAAAGAGCCACGAGGGCTCCCCCAAAGAAACTTGATATCAGTAAACCCCGATGGTTAGGGCCTCCTAACGTTCTCATAATGTGAGGGATTATTAGGCCAATGAAGCCTATAATCCCGCTGAGAGCTACTGCACTGGCTGTCAATAAAGAACTAAGGAGTACGATGAGGATCTTTACTTTTTGTACAGAAACACCTGAACTGGCCGCCATATCTTCTCCCTGTGTGAGGAGATTCAAATCTTTTGATAATAACTGCAATCCAGTAACTCCCAGAAAGACAGGTGGTAAAAGAAGACAAACCTTCATCCAGGAAGAAGAAGAAAAGCTTCCAAAAGTCCAGAATAGAATATTTTCCACTAAATCCCTGTTTATGTACATAAAGAAACTAATTAAGGCTGACAGCATAAAGCTAAGAGTCATCCCAGTGAGAAGCAGAGTCGTTGTTCCTCTCCTCGACAAGCCCTGTGCCAGGGACAGGCCAAAGAATGCTGTTAATAGAGCCCCTATGAAAGCAGAACCCTGTAATAGCACTGTAGTCGATAAGCCACAGATAATAACAACTGTCACCCCGAAGGCCGCTCCTGATGATAAGCCCAATACATAAGGATCCGCCATTGGATTACGAAATAATCCTTGAAGCGCTGTCCCTGATACTGCTAATGCCCCTCCTACCAGAAGGGCTAGTACTATGCGGGGAGCTCTGACATTAAGAATAATAATATCCGCAGGGGTAGTGGACTTAGAGACTAGAGGATAATTGAATTGTTCTTTTATTATATGGAAGACTTCTACGGCTTTTATATCAGCCGTTCCTATGGTGAGAGATAATAAGCTGCTAAAGAGAATAAGAATGATTAGTAGAAAAGATATCTGCCAATGGTTAAGTTTAATCATTCAAAGCTTTCAGGATGGATTATGGTTACAAGATCTACAAAAGCTTGAGCTAATCTAGGTCCTTGTCTATCCAGTATATTACTATCAATAGTATAAATCCTTCCCTCTTTTATTGCCCTCAAATCCTTATACCCCTCTGTATTGGACAGTCCTTCTTTTACATTATAGTACTGAGAACAAATAATGATGTCAGGGTCCTGTTCTACAATCTTTTCAAAACTATAAGCCCAGCCATCCAGATCTTGGGCAATATTGATTCCGCCTGCTTCCTGGATCAATTGACCGATAAAGGTATTACCTCCAGCAGTGAAATCCCCTTGTTGTCCATAAGCTACCACATAGTAAACTTTAGGCTTGTAAGAATTGTTAATTCTTCCTGCGGCTTGATCTATGGTTTTCTTCATCTGAGTAATAATCTGTTCTGATTTTTCTTGTTTATGGAGTAGCGTTCCTATTTGACGAATCACCCAGTAGGTTCCTTCAATACTGTCTTCACCTTTAAGGATTAATATAGGGATATTAAGATCTTCCAAGGCTTTCAGTGTATCCTTTTGAAAATGTGTGGAGGCTATTACCAAATCTGGTTGAGCCTGAATGATACTTTCCATACTTGGATTCCTGAGTGATCCCATGGAGGGGATTCTAAGGGCATCTTCCGGATAATCACAATAGTCAGTACGACCTTTTAGTTTATCCTGGCTTCCTAAGGCATATATGATTTCTGTAATGCTGGGAGCTAGAGATACAATTCGATTTATCTCTGTTGGAATATTAACCTGTCGTTCATAGCTATCGGTAAAAACAGTTGTTGTTGCAGGATCCTCTTTTTGACCAGTTGACCAGCTTTGTAATGATATTAATAGGAATAAGAAAAGGGAAATTGTTTTCTGCATTAAGCCTCCTGTCTATACTCCGTAGACAATGCCAAGGTAATAGATTAGGCAGGTATTCTGACTTTCATATTCTCTGGAGAATATTTCTACAGTGGCGGGACCGTGCAGGATTTTGACCTGCTTCCCTTTTAGCTCTGATAAGCACCTAACTTAATCGTATCTTATTGTTAAGCATATCACTTGTCAATCTTTACAGTTTTAGTAAATACCATTTATACTCTTGAATTATGACAACATATATTCTGAAGAACATAGATAGGGAAGGTCCCGGTCTCATCGCTGAGTATCTAAAGGAAAAAGGAAAATCTTTCCAGGTTATTGAGCCTGATGCTCTAGTTGATTTTACCTTACCATCAGATCTGGAAGCTCTTATTATTCTTGGTGGTCCTGCTAGTGCCAATGATCAGACAGAGGATATGGTTCATAAAATCGATATTGCTCGTGAAGCTATGAACCAAAATCTTAAAGTTCTTGGCATTTGTTTGGGCATGCAAATCATGACCAAGGCGAAGGAAGGCAAAGTTGTTCCTCTTGGTAAGACAGAAAGGGCTTTTCGTGATAGTGAGGGCAATTGGAATCCTCTTTATCTCTTGGACCAGGGGCAGGATAATCCCCTCTTCAGTAATATCTCTAATACCATACCAGTCTTTCATCTTCATGGAGAAACTATTGTTCCTAATGAACAGATCCAATGGCTTGGTCAGGGTGCTGATTGTCAGTATCAGGCTTTAAGTTTTGGAGAAAAAGCCTATGGATTTCAATGTCATTTGGAGCTGACTTTGGACATGCTTAAAGCTTGGTTAACAGAGGATCCTGATCTTGTTGATCTTGATCATGATCAGATTATAAAAGATTATCTAAGTGTTGAAGAAGTCTATAGAACTCAATGTTTTTGCTTATTGGATAATTTTTTTAACCATATTTGATAATCTTCCTGTGTTATACCCATTGTGGAAACAAAAAAATCTCCTATCTCTAAGGGATATTGATCAATGAGGGAGAGGGTTTCTATTGCTGGGGTTTTCTGTGTCCAATAACATTCACATAATTGATTTAACAAAGTGTGCAAACCGCGTTTCTCTTCTGTGTATGAATTGAAGTAACCCATATAAGGATCTATGGAATTATACCAATCTTTGATTCTATAGGCCATGTGTCTACTTAGATCGAAGGTAATAATCATAAACTTAAGTAAGTGGACATAATCTAAATGAGGTTATATCATACACCTAGTGTACGCGCGTACATTCAGGAGGTTAGAATGAAAAAGTTACTAATAACCGGAGGCGCAGGATATATTGCTTCCCACACTAACATTGAATTGCTCAGTGAGAGCTATGATCTGGTTATTGTTGACAATCTATGTAATTCAACTACCGAAGCTATCAAACGGGTTCAAGACATTGCCCGTAAAGAAGTTCGTTTTTATGAAGCAGACATTCGGGATGGAAAGGCTTTAGGTGAAGTCTTTGAAAAAGAACCTAACATTGATGGTGTTATTCATTTTGCCGCTTTAAAAGCAGTTGGTGAATCTGTTGAAAAACCACTTAAGTACTATGAAAATAATATTTCAGGCTCTCTTGTCTTATATCAGACAATGAAGAAATATGGAGTCAAGAACATTGTGTTCTCCTCCTCTGCCACTGTATATGGGGATCCCGCATCAGTTCCTGTTGATGAGAGTTTTCCTATTAAAGCAACAAATCCTTATGGACATACAAAAACGATGATGGAGCAAATCCTTATGGATACTGCCCACGCTGAAAACTGGAATGTTGTCATCCTTAGGTATTTTAATCCTGTAGGAGCTCATCCGTCTGGTCGTATAGGAGAAGATCCGGAGTATCCTTTTAATCTTCTTCCTTTTGTTAGTCAGGTAGCTGCTGGTTTAAGGGAAAAGGTTATTGTTTTTGGAGACGATTGGCCCACCATCGACGGCACAGGTGTAAGAGATTATATCCATGTTGTTGATTTAGCAAAGGCTCATGTTAAAGCTATAGAAAAGTTAAGCTCAGATAGGGGTGTCTTTGTCTATAATATTGGGACAGGTAGAGGTTACTCTGTTCTAGAGATGATCAAGGCTTTTTCCAAAGTCTGTGGTCATG is a window of Spirochaeta cellobiosiphila DSM 17781 DNA encoding:
- a CDS encoding type 1 glutamine amidotransferase is translated as MTTYILKNIDREGPGLIAEYLKEKGKSFQVIEPDALVDFTLPSDLEALIILGGPASANDQTEDMVHKIDIAREAMNQNLKVLGICLGMQIMTKAKEGKVVPLGKTERAFRDSEGNWNPLYLLDQGQDNPLFSNISNTIPVFHLHGETIVPNEQIQWLGQGADCQYQALSFGEKAYGFQCHLELTLDMLKAWLTEDPDLVDLDHDQIIKDYLSVEEVYRTQCFCLLDNFFNHI
- the galE gene encoding UDP-glucose 4-epimerase GalE; its protein translation is MKKLLITGGAGYIASHTNIELLSESYDLVIVDNLCNSTTEAIKRVQDIARKEVRFYEADIRDGKALGEVFEKEPNIDGVIHFAALKAVGESVEKPLKYYENNISGSLVLYQTMKKYGVKNIVFSSSATVYGDPASVPVDESFPIKATNPYGHTKTMMEQILMDTAHAENWNVVILRYFNPVGAHPSGRIGEDPEYPFNLLPFVSQVAAGLREKVIVFGDDWPTIDGTGVRDYIHVVDLAKAHVKAIEKLSSDRGVFVYNIGTGRGYSVLEMIKAFSKVCGHEVPYEVGPRRDGDVASVYGDPTKANKELGWQAELGLEEMVESAWNWQSKNPKGYRS
- a CDS encoding ABC transporter substrate-binding protein: MQKTISLFLFLLISLQSWSTGQKEDPATTTVFTDSYERQVNIPTEINRIVSLAPSITEIIYALGSQDKLKGRTDYCDYPEDALRIPSMGSLRNPSMESIIQAQPDLVIASTHFQKDTLKALEDLNIPILILKGEDSIEGTYWVIRQIGTLLHKQEKSEQIITQMKKTIDQAAGRINNSYKPKVYYVVAYGQQGDFTAGGNTFIGQLIQEAGGINIAQDLDGWAYSFEKIVEQDPDIIICSQYYNVKEGLSNTEGYKDLRAIKEGRIYTIDSNILDRQGPRLAQAFVDLVTIIHPESFE
- a CDS encoding FecCD family ABC transporter permease; its protein translation is MIKLNHWQISFLLIILILFSSLLSLTIGTADIKAVEVFHIIKEQFNYPLVSKSTTPADIIILNVRAPRIVLALLVGGALAVSGTALQGLFRNPMADPYVLGLSSGAAFGVTVVIICGLSTTVLLQGSAFIGALLTAFFGLSLAQGLSRRGTTTLLLTGMTLSFMLSALISFFMYINRDLVENILFWTFGSFSSSSWMKVCLLLPPVFLGVTGLQLLSKDLNLLTQGEDMAASSGVSVQKVKILIVLLSSLLTASAVALSGIIGFIGLIIPHIMRTLGGPNHRGLLISSFFGGALVALWADGLARVILAPSELPVGIITALIGGPYFLFLLGRGQKR